One Panulirus ornatus isolate Po-2019 chromosome 20, ASM3632096v1, whole genome shotgun sequence genomic window, TCCGTGTGTTCTTTAAAGATGTTATCCATATATTTATGCAGACGGAAGAAACTTGGGTCTCGTGTGGCAGTCTCAAAATGTTCCATAACACCGGGAGGCAAGTTGAACTTGCCATGAGGATCTCCCTGTCGACCAAGCATTACGTGAGCAGTGTTGTGTAGTGAACCATAATAACGCGCGTTAGAACTGTACATGGAGGATTCGATAATGTCTCCCAGATATTCAATACCCTTAGGTTGCCTGATGTCGATCGTGTGTCCATCGGTGGCTGTAATGTAACCATGAGCAATTGCGTCACGAATGCGGCTCTCTGTGATTTCCATGTCGTGCACACGAGCTACGCCGTCCACGTCTTCGAAGTGTATGTTGTCTGGACGCACAGGAAACTCACCACCATACTTATAACTGGTAAGTGGAGCAAACCCTTCGTGGATAATGTCATCCCAGTGTAGCTCGTCAACGGGGTCCATCCAGTTGGAAAGACGCTCAGAGTCAAAGCGGGCAGTAAGTTGGTGGTGGACCCAGAAGAAGAGCTCACCCTTGCGATCCAAATGATAGCCATAGGAATCTTGCCACCAGAAGGGGAAGTCCATATGCCAAGTAACGTGGTGGATGTTCATGCCAATATCCTCTCCGAAGTAGGCCACTCGTTGTTCCTTGTTCTTTCTTGTTCCAGTAAAACTCACGTCAAATGTACCTGCTCTTTGTGTCATCTTGGCAGAGTAAGCCTTGTCGATGACTTCACTGTTTGTAAACATGTGGGGAGTGATTTCGTAGAGTGGAGGCAAAACAATCCCGTCTCCCAGTTTGGAGTGGATGACACCCACATAGAGTGCATACACAAACTCTCCCTCATTCATTTGCTCACGAAAGTAGGCGGCGTTGCTACGGAAGCAGTACCATTCCTTGCACTGATTCAAGACAGCAAAAAGCATGAGAGCTTCTTCTCGTTGGCGAGTGTTAAAAAGTGAGAACCAGTGATGCTTCTCCAAGAGTCTGTGATCGGTAAGCTCCTTCATAAGCGTCTCGGCGGCTGCACCATGGTCATTATATATGGAAGTGTCGCCCACAGGGTTAAAGTTTTCTGCTATTTCTTTCAAATCTGGATACTTTGTGGGCTCGTAGATCTTGTCCAGCAGATGGTTGATATCTTGTTGTTTATGGGCGTTATCAGATCCTGGAATGGAAGACTTGAATAATCATAATGGGTTTACATACATAACATTATGTGCAATTTTGCAGGTCTATGAATTTTCATGATAAAGCATTTCTTGAAGTTTTTAAAGAACATACATATGAATTATCTCATGACAAATATAATTTCATGAGCCCCATGATCACGAATGAATCACATAATTATATAAACAATCTCAGAATTTTAATCCATTACCACTATTGGTTGTAGTGTTTTTCTGTTCCATTCTTTTTTGTCATTCCCCTATATGATAAGATTCACATCATCTGCTATTACGTATTATTTAGTACATTTAATACCCTTGTATGCTATGAATTTCCTTGGTCCCCTTTCAGCAGTAAGGCATCGCTCTAGCGAATACGAACACAGTGGGTGCTCCATGCCCTGCTCTCGTCTCTGTGGCACACTTAACGTTCCAATGTCAATGAAACTATTACCTAGAAATTTTGATTGCACGTGACACACTCATCGCCTCCAAAGGAAAATATGCTGATATTCCTGAGTTTAGAAAGGAATGTTCCTTATGACAAGTTGTGGTGTGAGACAGAAACTTTAGAGCAACGCGTGTGTTAACGTCCTTCTTATTTCTATGGAGTTAATAACCATTCATTTATGGACAAGTTGAATATTCCTCCAACGATAAGTTAATTTATGACGGTTTTACGTCAATGATTGAATCTAACTTTTCTGCCTACTCTGTATATCTAAAATTCCTCAGGAATGGATGTTTGTTAAACAACTTTAGTGTTCTATACACCGCTTATCTTTCACTGCACAACAATATCTTTGTTTGTTTGCAACACTTTATCAATGTAAATATTTGTATATCATTATTCACACGGGTTTCAGTAGGTATAGATATCTTTATAAACATTTTCACCTGTCAACATAACCTCTAAATCGACTTATGACGTTAGTATTTATGCTTAATGATATGCAACTCCAAAATCATCGCCGTTTCACCTATGATCCAGCTAATGACCAAACACTTGTGTTCTGTCTGGAACATCGTACAGTACAATGGAACCAATTTTGTGTTCTTATCGTCCATTACACTTAGATCGGTATATAatcaaaggaaaaacaaaattatGAAGCTAAATGAGTGAAAGTATATATACCACCaaggacgtgtgtgtgcgtgtgtgtgtgtgtgtgtgtgtgtgtgtgtgtgtgtgtgtgtctgtgtgtgtgtgtgtgtgtgtgtgtatgtgtgtgtgtctgtgtgtgtgtgtctgtgaatttGTGGGTGAAGAATTAAAGAATTTCTCCCAACGTAAACCTTATATAAGGGAGTAATCATTTAAAGTTTCGTTTTagacctgtatattgtcagtaaaGTGCCAAGACGATTGGAAAACTATTTCCGGAATGTCCTGTGAAGAACAGCGCAAGTGAGAGTTCCCCTTAAGTAATGATACAATGCGTAACATAGCATGATGTGCTTACCGCCAGCGTCATTCTGGAAGAGTACGCCAATTTCCTCGCTGAAGCTCGGCCAAGCAGCCGCAGCCGCTACTAGCACACACAAGACCAGGACCTtcatgttgttggtggtggtactgagCTCTCCCAGACCACTTATATACCGGTGTTTGTCCAGCCCCGCAGCGACCTTTGCTTCCCCTGACAATCTTGATGCTTGAGACTTGCTTGACAACAGACCCAAGTCTCTGATCTCGTAACATATTATGACTGATCTTTATCTGTGACAAAATACATTATCACCTCGTATTCTGGTTAGAGGGAAATGAAAGAGGTTTGACTGGGGTAAATACGTTTCGAAACGGAAGACGAAGCTTAAAGAATTTATATAGGTGTATGCTATACGTTATATGAAGTGTGTGGATGAAAGTATATGCAACTGCTCTCTCTGTCCATGccactctctccccctttctttgaatttgtctttctttcagtacattaaagttgttgtctgtcttttttcATGCGAGATATAAtttcctacaatatatatatatatatatatatgaatatatatatatatatatatatatatatatatatatatatatatatatatatatatatatatatatatatatatataaagacttgactgccgtttcctgtgttaactaggtagtgccaaaaacaggcgaagaaaggcagAAGCTCATTACGAGAATTTTCTACctctcatgtgcaatgcaccgatacCGCAGTCCCCTATCAATTTCTAAACACCACACAACTATCCCTGGTTTCCTTCGGCCACTTCTTATGCGCTAATTGAGTTTACAGACCGCAGgtcaacccctgtaaaccacaaaacactTACTCAATGTTACCTGTTTAAGGTAACTGTTGCacattcaggctccgatcactcaaaatctttttcattcattccttccatctccagtattCTCTCCTCCTTCTACTTTTCCCCTCCCTTTTGACACCGGCATCTTattcatcaacctctcctcactcattccctttaTATGTCTAAACAATTTTAgcatcctcttctgccctctcacctATACTCTCTTTATTAACACATCTTTCTCTTATACTTTATAAGATTACAAccaatctttccacacattcttcattcctcCTTGATCCTTTGGCCCGTCACTCGTCATAGGACTCAActcaattccatggttccattcgctccaATGTCTTCTCCAAGAtacctaaatcacttcacttcttccaagttttctccattcaaactcacaccacgtctagcttgacccttgaccttgctaaatctaattaccttcctctaactcacatttattctcaacttccttcttttgcACAGTCCTCTAaatttagtcaccaacttttcCAGGTTTTCAATCGAATctgccagcagtgctgtatcatcagaaaacaacaactgactcattttccaagccctctcatcccctacagactgcatactcgccctttcCCTAAGACTGACTTTCACCTTTAACaacaccatatccataaacaaattcaacagccatgttgacatcacccGTGCCTTCGACAGAGTAGCATTCATTGAAACCATACACTctactctcttcttactcgtacacatgccttactcccttgatataaacttctcgTGCTTTTAATAGCTTTCCATAAGACATCTATGTCAACATTttcatatgctttttttttttttatccataaatgccgcatacaaatccatttttctttaAGCATTTCTCAAACACAATCTTTCTATCAAACTCCTCAtctacacatcgtctaccacttctgaaaccacactgtttctctTCAGTATAGTGTTGTGTATAGTgttatgccttcacccttcagtCACTACTCTACCAAACAACTTATCAagtacactcaagaaacttattccTTTGTAGTTGGAAGTCCCCCTTGCCTtgttacagtggcactatacatgcattccatcaatccttaggcacttcaccacgatttATGCATACATTTAGAATTTTAACCAAAGGCTGACCAACACAGTTAACACTTTATGAAATAATCAAACTGCAGTGTTATCAACTCCAGCCACCTTGACACTTTTTTTGCCCACTTCAgtagtgttcccatttgttcacattattaactcattccaaaacatctattctccctaaagttttctaatactctctcactccaaccctcatttccattcttctttttttcttattccgaCACCTTCCTCATGAACTTTTGCCAATTTCTcttatacgtctcccaatcatATCCACTTATTCACAGTAAGTTCCACCTAATCAcctatcttttctcttccactgtcaatttactttttcttccaacaactcactacctttttgatctgcccacctcccacctttcgcatgccacattcTACGTTAACCAAGGGAGGATAGGACTGAAGTAAGTCAGGcagtttttccttgaaacttatCATGATGTCACATGTTATTTCTTCCctcaatacctcccattcctcacaaaatcccttgcttcatttactcgcaCCTTTTATCATCCTATATTCAATTTCTCctaatatttcttcacacaagtctcttttacaAGCTCACTTTCTTTCACTTGTCTCTTATCACCAttcatgtttcctcttttccaaaaccctCTTCGAGTCTTCTCCCACATCTGCACAAGTTGGAAAGCAGACATCGCAGCAGCTACCCATTTCAGCCCacttatatccaaaagtctctacttTGCACTGCTGTCAATTAatgtataatccaataatgcccgttgaccatctttcctactcctaTGGTATACTTgagtatgttcctctttttaaatcaggtaatcCTCATCACCAGTTCTTTCTCagaacaactccacaagctgtccaCAGATTCCGTTCACCATATTGAATACTGATCCATCCTCCCAGATATACCATCAAATGCCGCACTCCTGTCCTTGGCATTTCAATAATTCATCTCTAATACATGATATCTTGTATCAAAGTTGCTGAAACACTCATTCATGTATGGAATTATCTGATTCATATGAAACAATGTAATGAtttatattgatatatctatTGTGTTTGTTAAGACGATTCATATATGTCTTTGTCAATTCCTAAGTTATTGAATGTGGAAACCTTAGCGttgcccatctctcttacccacttATTTCTTTTTCGATTGATCTCCCTAATACGTTCTCCTCTACCATATCGTTTCCAAGACATTTACCGTATCCTTAGAACTCTGGTGAAGCTCCACATCTTACATGCAAGTATCGCTCACAGGAATACCATTCCATCATACATACTCATGTTTGCCCTTATAGACATGACTTTTCTTTCCGTACATTTTTCAGTGCACtcgagacctcccccccccccccccccccatcaacttCGTGGCTAATTTCAGCCCACGGgaatctaaaacatttccctAACCAcaagttttctccactcaaactcacattccaaataacctctctcttttcattgcttaacctaataacattgcttttcctctcatttactctaagcttcagtcacagacaccaacttcggcagtttcttaCTGTAATCTCTCTctagcgccgtatcatcagtaaacaccaACCAACTCACCTCGCATCCTACTCCCACCCAGCGCCAGTAGACTGCATATCTGTTTCTCTATCAAGACTTTTGCATCACTAACTCGTCCATAAATAGATTAAgtatccatggtgacatcatatatcTCTGTTGCTgagccaccttcacctggaaccacttgccATATTGTCtacccaatcatacacaagccgtaatatcttgataaaaactttacactgtttCTAATAGCTTTCATCTCAGACCATTCGTAACACCTTTAAGAAAGCATCCCAAGCAACCCAATCATACgcgttcttcagatccataaatgacacatgcaaatccttctgtttttctaagtatttctcatacactctTTTTAAAGCCATTACATGATTAACGGTACTCTAGCACTCTTAGACCATATTGTTCTTCCCGTTTCCGATGCTCTGTGTACACCAACACTCTCTGAATCACCATTCATCCGCAGAGGTAAGCAGGTACAAtgaacaaactaatacctctgtaattcgtacactcacctttgtcttctTTGCcgtcatacagtggcactatacacgtATTCCGCctatcttcaggcacttcactgaaAATGATAACAAACAATCAACAATCTAGataacccctttcttaagaaatttaactgctataccatccactccagccgcttcgTCACATTTCATGTTGTCGTCGCATTACCCAACAACCTGCGAGCAACGAACTCTCGACTCAGAACAGGTTTAGCGCACTAGATggtgaagtacaggatgatcgtagCATCATCCTGGTCAGGGACTCTATAGTTAAACATCAGGATCAGGAGTTCTGTGCGaagggtagaaataggaagaactCGTGCTATCGAGGGGCTAGGATAGAACACGTCctagataagtttgacgacatagTCTCAAACGATTCTGAGGATGTGATTTTGTCGTTCAGGTGAGGACTAACAATTCAGTTAATGGAAGATCGGGAGAAATTTTAGCGAAGAGTAGGGAAATTATGAGCAACTTTAAAAAAAGTCTTAGAAGCTTATAATATcgggattgctgccaaggtatgacgtCGTTTCCTGTAACCTGAGTAGAATGCTGGTGATAAACAGAAAAATTgaagctctctgtagggaggagaaTATTGTGTTTAGTATAGACTGAGACCATTTTAGTCATAATGGATATCTGTACGCTAGAGACGGTCTTTTCTTAAATGGAATAGAAAAAATCCGCCATGGCAGTGGAATGTATTTGATTAGAGCATTTGGGCATTTTTTTCGATAAAGATGCACTTCTCAGGCGAGCAATTCACGGTTGACCTTACGAGGGAAGTAGGAgaatgggggagggtgaggaggtaacTGTGGGAAGTGGGTCGGTGCAGTTGGAATCTTAATGTGAAAGGGATCTTAGATCCAAGGTTTCCAGTTTGACCATGATAAGGGTagcggtagaggatggatgggaccatGGCAATAGGGATCCTCGGGGATTAGCGGCAACTTTACAGAtagaggaattagcaaagaaaggtcaagttgGATCAGATGGGGACAGCTCAGGCAGTATTAGAAGCGGGTTAGCACAACCACATGTCAACTCTCAGGTATCTTTTAACACCAAGGCTGGTAGCTTCCAGCGCGGTAAGGgtcagagtgaggaggagaacCGAAGAAGgtggagaaccgtctctctcccgctgctacacacgcagacattaacaCTGATGATACAATCACGCATACTGACagtaaaaagaagagacaaaggcaAATTTAGTTCAGTATCAACTACAAGCAAGATAAGTTAAATCTACACAAATACCCGGAGCATCATTACTTATTCTATGCAGTTACCGCAAAGCCGAACATTACTGCAATCtcagaaatgtttgtaaactCAGAATATACACTTAATCTCCGGATTAGTATCACCTGGACACAGACCATCTGCGAAAGATCGGTTATACAGGGTACGTGCTGGAGTTTTGATGTCCATTGAAAACAATTTATGTGCTCCAAATATAGGCAAAgtaaacacacactcaccactctaTATATTGACCTTCCCTGCAAGTTTAAAAGTAAATTAAATTAAGTGTGTTGAGcaatggaataagttactgtaAGACGTAATGAATGCTAGATTATAGATACTTTCACAAGTCACTTAATTGAATATTTTGTAAATTCAGGTATATTCTGAGAAAAACGATAGAATAAGCAATTTAAACGACAGCAGAAACGGAGAGGGTTGAAGGTTATCGTGCAGTATCAGGGAGTCGGAGATAGAtttaaaaactgctgagcggaattacattttcttaacaAGTTAAACTCCTGTTTTTACAGAGAACCTAATCgtgagccaatcaggcctcctgttgtccgtCATTCTTATGTATTCTCTCATATAAACAACACTCCTTTTATTGCTACATCTTTATCTTAAACTTTTATTACTTTATTCGATGAAACCACATCAAACCACATGCTATTCTTCGAACATTATGATTTGTAACACAACCACTCTCCTTAAATCTTcttctatagcctatgcctctcaTACGTAAAACGTTGTTGGGAATACATTATCTTGAAATATACGTATTTTGGTCGTCTCAGATAAGGACCTTTCATTCCAgacattcctcaatgttccccagaaccatcgccccctcatCCAGCTTTTGACTCACCTCCGTTCCCATAGTTCCATTTACTGTCgggtccactctcaggtatctcaaacactccacttcttccaagttttttACATTTAATCTCACAACCAAAACAACATAGTCCCTCTGGATTACTATCCCAGTTAACTTTTTCTTTATTCACTTTCACTTTCTACTTCTTCCATTCTCACACTCCCATATTTAGActccaacttctgaagtttctcacacaaatctgtcaagtgttgtgttattaccgaataacaactgactcacatcgctGGCCCTTTGACCCCTAGAGACTGCGTGTCCAACCTTTTTCGCAAAgcccttgcatttccctccctaacctcctgatccaaaaacaaattaaacagtcatggtgacatcacgcacctctacagcagaccctccttcaccttGAGCATCTCACCCTTTTCTTAACCTAACAGCGCACACGCCTTACACTTTTGGTGAAAACCTCTCCCTGCTTCTAGTAGCTGTCCTCTCATACAATATATTGGTAAGCCATTCCATAAGGCTTctctgctttctccagatccatatttgacacatacaaatacttccgtctctccaagtatttctcacatatactcgttaaagcaaacaccttagcCTCACATTCTCTTCCTCTATTGAAACCACATtgatcctccccaatctgatgatctttgCATACTTtatccctctcagtcaccactcccaTATAACTTGTCAGACGCACTCAACAAAGTCAGACATTTGGTTTGAACGAACGCTCGCCTTTGTTCCTTTGCCTTCATACTATGGCACTAAACACGATATGAGCGATGGGATGGTATATGATTCCCAGTTTGAAATAAAGTTCGGTAGCAGTATTGATACTATTAGAAGCCCCATAGTAGGATATAGGACCCAAAGGCTCCCTTGGTAACCAAACTTCCCTATTTTTGGCAGAGGGAGGCGGCAATCAATCCATAGTTCCATGTAAAATGTTAAAGTTAAGATAGACAACGAACGCTGTTTCTAGGACGGTGATATATTCTAAGGTATGatctattttgatatattttgcacCGGTGATTTAATTGATATATTCTAGCGATAATATAATGTGATGTGCGATAGCAGTGCAGTATTTTACTATTATGCGTCTTCTCTTATAAACATATCGCTTCAGATCCATACCTGACACTATGTGTGCCTCTTTAGTTGGATAAAAAGTTTACAGGTATTTTTCTTTGAAGCATATTTAATGGAGAGTTCACAGCATGAAACTTATACCATGTCATTACTTTCTTTATATTGTAATCAAATTTTACGGCCTGCCTTATTGGGTAGCAAAGTGCTATTATTTCACttgttctttcttcatctttaagCACCCTACATGTGGTACCAGGACGATATGACGAATGTGGAGGGTGTGGCTGGGAAAGCCAGTATTGTTGTGGCTGGTGAGGACGTGTCTTATCATTGGCCCACCaagtgggaaggggagaggaggaggaaggggagagggggtgagcaGTGTCACTCAACCAAGTGGAGTTAGGGTACAAACAGGGTACGGAGAGATATCGTTGTGATAACAAAGACACCAGCGAGGTTAGATGAGTTAAATGATTCTTGCACTGGTCGTTCAGGATAATCTGCGTAAGAATCAAAGTAGATTACGGAAgatggtgattattagtgccgaCGCACTTGAccacgagaagaaagaagacggAAGGCAAATGTTCCTGGGAGAAACTAAATGTATGTCAAAATTTTGTGTTCAAGAGACAGCGTATTACTGATGTGAATAAGAAaatgactaatgtggcagttcagggtataactgAGGAACATTGCATATTCAGTAAGGTGGATGGAGAAGGCGAACAGCTTGTggaaatgtgctgaaaaagactaaTGTTTGGGAGTGCCTGGTTTAAAGAGGACACACACTAGTGTTCGTGGATGAAAAGTAAAACCCGTAAGCTTTTATCACTGGATTACATACAAATCGTGGAAAAGAATGTAATGCAAATCGTGGAAAAGAATGTCTCTTGAACTTGaacatgctgagaggtgcaaatggtgggatgactgatcattactTTGAGGTTTCAGGGCAAAGATTTGTAAAGaatttcgaaaaagaggaaatgatagatGTGAGAAGCGAGTTGTGAAACTGATCTTagaaaagagacgtgtgaagaaataccaggagagtttGAGAAACGAattgcaaaaggagaaagtgtaaGAAGCTGAGGGAGTGGGTAAAGAATGGGATATACTTAGGGAAGCACTGCTGTCATATGAGAAAGAAGTGTATGGCATggagaaagtgggaggtgggccgatgaaaaagtgtagtgagtggtgaaatgacaaagtaaagttacTAGTAAAAAATATAGGATAGGTGTATGGATGGTTCTTATAGAGAAAGAATGCGAGTGACTACATCatattacatgagaaagacagactggCCCAGGAATGAGTGGTCTCGTAAAATAAAACTTGGCTaagaaatgtaattccgctcattagttctttaagctatcaccgactccccgttGCTGcgcattagccttctactgttcccGTTACTGTTGTCATTTATACTGTATATTTCTGGCGTCTTTTTCAAAGTTTTCCTGAATTTaaagaatatttgtctaaacgacttctGAAGGTATtgatagtcttagcattcactacttcTGAGCGTAACTTATTCTAGTGCTCAACACATTCATAGGAATAGAAGCTTTTTCCACACGTCCATACTACATCtattagctttgagttttattccacttctcctggtaaccgtattttcttctatttcgaaaagatgttcgtggttTACATTaccaaacttgttcagaatttcgAACACTTGGATTCAGTCGCCGTGAAttctactttttatttttttgtaagggagaagagatccaatcgttttagcctcttttcgtatgccagatttctaagggatggaatcAATTTCGATGGGAGTCTCTATACTTCCTGTAATTCTTCCTCGTCTTTTTATAGATTGTATATTCAAAGTTTCGTCTAACTAGAAAATTATAAAGtggagaattgtttctggtgtcttgtaatctgttttcctggctatgaaacttaTCATTTGGTTTCTTGACACCGGTTCCTGTATTTTAGTTTTTTGAcagtgacaactccaaggtccttttcttcacttactttagttagagagtttggGAATGAtatgtagtcgtaacgtatattcttgtctgcAAAGTGCAAGACTTCACACTTCTCTACGTTGAACTTCATTTGCCACTTGTCTGACcattctgctagtaagttaagatctctttgaatggtttcgcagtcctgcctgtttacagctttATTATCTAGCTTGGTATTGCCAACAAATTTGGAGATATTAGATAAGAGAACGAGATCTAGGTCATTGATGTATATTATAAAAAGAATGCCCCTACGACCGACCcccgtggcacaccactcgttacgtctagccagtcTGAATCTTCGTTGTTCAATACTACAtgttgctttcttccggtaagcagGTCTCTCATCTATGTACAGAATTCTTTATTGATTCCATgtgttttgagtttatgtaaaagtcgatTGTGAAgcactttatcgaaagccttttggaaatctgaatatactacatcagaggGTACTTTTTATTCGCCACTCTGATGACATTAAAAGATTCCAGGAAATTTGTCAGGCGGGATCTTCTTTTGCGGAATCTGTGTTGCTTGTCCGATTAATTTTGTGAACttgaaacgtgacaattttaccTCAAATTATTTTTTCCGTCGTTTTACcaaacactgacgtaaggctaattgggcggtattTCAAGGTACACTTTTagtaccctttatatatatatatatatatatatatatatatatatatatatatatatatatatatatatatatatatgtatggaaaattaaaaaaaaagaatacgagaggggaggttttccagcccccccccccccatcccttccctttttgtcgccttctacgacacgaagggaatacgtgggaagtattctttctcccctatccccagggatatattattattaattattattttcctttgtcgctatctcccgcgtttgcgagttagcgcaaggaaacagacgaaagaaatggcccaacctacccccatacacatgtatatacatacacgtccacacacgcaaatatacatacctatgcatctcaatgtacacatatatatatacacacacagacacatacatatatacccatgcacacaattcacactgtctgcctttattcattcccatcgccacctcgccacacatggaataccatccccctcccccctcatgtgtgcgaggtagcgctaggaaaagacaacaaaggccccattcgttcacactcagtctctagctgtcatgcaataatgcccgaaaccacagctccctttccacatccaggccccacacagctttccatggtttaccccagacgcttcacatgccctgattcaatccactgacagcacgtcaaccccggtataccacatcgatccaattcactctattccttgtccgcctttcaccctcctgcatgttcaggccccgatcactcaaaatctttttcactccatctttc contains:
- the LOC139756031 gene encoding hemocyanin B chain-like, encoding MKVLVLCVLVAAAAAWPSFSEEIGVLFQNDAGGSDNAHKQQDINHLLDKIYEPTKYPDLKEIAENFNPVGDTSIYNDHGAAAETLMKELTDHRLLEKHHWFSLFNTRQREEALMLFAVLNQCKEWYCFRSNAAYFREQMNEGEFVYALYVGVIHSKLGDGIVLPPLYEITPHMFTNSEVIDKAYSAKMTQRAGTFDVSFTGTRKNKEQRVAYFGEDIGMNIHHVTWHMDFPFWWQDSYGYHLDRKGELFFWVHHQLTARFDSERLSNWMDPVDELHWDDIIHEGFAPLTSYKYGGEFPVRPDNIHFEDVDGVARVHDMEITESRIRDAIAHGYITATDGHTIDIRQPKGIEYLGDIIESSMYSSNARYYGSLHNTAHVMLGRQGDPHGKFNLPPGVMEHFETATRDPSFFRLHKYMDNIFKEHTDSFPPYTHDDLEFAGVSVDSIAIDGHLTTFFDDFQYSLINAVDSGENIEDVEINARVHRLNHEEFNYKITVTNNHDDGHLATIRIFLCPIKDNNGITLSIDEARWLCLELDKFWEKLPGGTHTITRSSKDSSVTVPDMPSFQSLKQQADDAVTGGHDLDLSAYERSCGIPDRMLLPKSKPQGMEFNLYVAVTDGVKDTEGHSGDLEHGGTHAQCGVHGEDYPDNRPLGYPLERRIPDERVIDGVPNIKHTVVTIVHDPDHHA